A section of the Catalinimonas alkaloidigena genome encodes:
- a CDS encoding ribose-phosphate pyrophosphokinase, which yields MTSRVKIFSGTSSLYLAEKMAACYGKPLGAVDVQKFNDGEMSPYYKESIRGDEVYLVQSTFPPADNLMELLLLIDAARRASAAYVTVVMPYFGYARQDRKDKPRVAIAAKLVANLLSAAGADRLMTCDLHAGQIQGFFDFPVDHLDGSAIFFPWLEQLQLKDMIFAAPDVGGVGRARSFAKHFAVDMVVCDKQRKRANEVAAMQVIGDVEGRDVVLVDDIVDTAGTICRAAALLKEKGARSVRAVCTHPILSGDACQKIEASALEEMVVTDTIPQRNSTQKIKVLTVADLFAEAIKRVHGHESISSLFV from the coding sequence ATGACCAGTCGGGTAAAAATCTTTTCAGGTACCAGCTCGCTGTACTTGGCCGAGAAGATGGCCGCCTGTTACGGTAAGCCCCTGGGTGCTGTAGATGTCCAAAAGTTTAACGATGGTGAAATGTCTCCTTATTATAAGGAGTCGATCCGAGGCGACGAAGTGTACCTGGTACAATCGACGTTTCCTCCGGCCGACAACCTGATGGAGCTTTTGCTGCTGATCGACGCGGCCCGGCGTGCGTCGGCGGCGTACGTGACGGTGGTGATGCCTTATTTCGGGTACGCCCGGCAGGACCGAAAAGACAAACCCCGGGTGGCCATTGCCGCCAAGCTGGTGGCCAACCTGCTGTCGGCAGCCGGCGCGGACCGTCTTATGACCTGTGACCTGCACGCGGGCCAGATTCAGGGCTTTTTCGATTTTCCGGTAGATCATCTGGATGGCTCGGCTATTTTCTTCCCATGGCTGGAACAACTGCAACTGAAAGACATGATCTTCGCCGCGCCCGACGTGGGGGGGGTAGGGCGTGCGCGCAGCTTCGCGAAACACTTTGCCGTAGACATGGTGGTGTGCGACAAGCAGCGGAAACGCGCTAACGAAGTGGCCGCCATGCAGGTCATCGGTGATGTGGAAGGACGCGACGTGGTGTTGGTCGATGACATCGTCGATACGGCGGGGACCATTTGCCGGGCTGCTGCCCTGTTGAAAGAAAAAGGAGCCCGTTCGGTCCGGGCGGTGTGCACGCATCCGATTCTATCCGGCGATGCCTGCCAGAAAATTGAAGCGTCGGCGCTGGAAGAAATGGTGGTAACCGATACCATTCCTCAGCGTAACTCAACGCAAAAAATAAAGGTGTTGACCGTGGCAGATCTGTTCGCAGAGGCCATCAAGCGTGTGCACGGCCACGAGTCCATCAGTTCTCTGTTTGTGTAA
- a CDS encoding 50S ribosomal protein L25/general stress protein Ctc, translating into MKSVEIIGFKRANLGKAESKALRAEGNVPCVVYGGKGEVHFYSPMILFRDLVYTPNAYFVELNIEGDVRHCVLQDIQFHPVSEIIMHADFLELNDKKPLKMDIPVRVEGTSPGVQKGGKLMMKQRKLTVKALPKNMPEEITIDISDLDLGKSIKVSHIQAGDFEFLVSPNLPVASVVVPRALRGKQQDQD; encoded by the coding sequence ATGAAAAGTGTCGAGATTATAGGGTTTAAAAGAGCAAATCTCGGAAAAGCCGAATCCAAGGCTTTACGTGCGGAAGGCAATGTACCTTGCGTGGTATACGGCGGTAAAGGAGAAGTTCACTTCTACTCGCCGATGATCCTTTTCCGCGATCTGGTGTACACACCGAACGCTTACTTTGTAGAGCTGAACATCGAAGGTGACGTGCGTCATTGCGTGTTGCAAGACATCCAGTTCCACCCGGTAAGCGAGATTATCATGCATGCCGACTTTCTGGAGCTGAACGATAAAAAGCCTCTGAAAATGGACATTCCGGTGCGTGTAGAAGGTACTTCGCCGGGTGTGCAAAAAGGGGGTAAGCTGATGATGAAGCAGCGGAAACTTACCGTAAAGGCGCTGCCGAAAAACATGCCGGAAGAGATCACCATCGATATTTCGGACCTGGACCTTGGCAAAAGCATCAAAGTGAGCCACATCCAAGCCGGAGATTTCGAGTTCCTGGTGTCGCCGAATTTGCCGGTTGCGTCGGTCGTAGTACCGCGTGCCCTGCGTGGCAAACAACAGGATCAGGATTAA
- the thiL gene encoding thiamine-phosphate kinase, producing MTEEKRTEIAAIGEFGLIDRLQQQITLQQESTVYGIGDDAAVIQTGELCTVVTTDLLTEGVHFDLRYVPLRHLGYKAVAVNVSDVAAMNAIPRQITVSMALSNRFSVEAVEELYAGIRLACEQYKVDLVGGDTTASGAGLTLSVTALGTAAPHELVYRNGARVGDVICVSGDLGAAYMGLQVLEREKEVFIANPNMQPQLESYEYIVGRQLKPEARMDLIHELRELGIRPTAMIDISDGLASELFHISHRSGVGIAINEDKIPVAEETGRAADEFRIDATTCALNGGEDYELLFTLDPADYERISKETDITAIGLVRKAEEGLYLITRGSNRRPLQAQGWQHFKKK from the coding sequence ATGACAGAAGAAAAACGCACAGAAATAGCCGCTATCGGCGAGTTTGGGTTGATCGACCGGTTGCAACAGCAAATCACCCTCCAACAAGAAAGCACCGTTTACGGCATTGGCGATGATGCCGCGGTGATCCAAACCGGCGAGCTATGCACCGTGGTTACGACCGATCTGCTGACCGAAGGCGTCCACTTTGACCTGCGCTACGTTCCCCTGCGGCATTTGGGCTACAAGGCCGTGGCCGTCAATGTGTCCGACGTAGCCGCCATGAACGCCATTCCCCGGCAAATCACCGTTAGCATGGCGCTGAGCAACCGCTTCTCGGTCGAGGCGGTAGAAGAACTCTACGCCGGCATACGGCTGGCCTGCGAGCAGTACAAGGTCGACCTGGTGGGCGGCGACACCACTGCCTCGGGGGCAGGGCTAACGCTGTCGGTGACCGCCCTCGGCACCGCTGCGCCGCACGAGCTGGTTTACCGCAACGGGGCGCGTGTCGGCGATGTGATTTGCGTCAGCGGCGATTTGGGCGCTGCTTACATGGGACTTCAGGTGTTGGAGCGGGAAAAAGAAGTTTTTATTGCCAACCCAAACATGCAACCGCAACTGGAGTCGTACGAATACATCGTGGGGCGGCAGCTTAAGCCGGAAGCGCGAATGGACTTGATTCACGAATTGCGCGAGTTGGGCATCCGCCCTACGGCCATGATCGACATTTCGGATGGTCTGGCGTCGGAGCTGTTTCACATCAGCCATCGTTCGGGCGTGGGCATTGCCATCAACGAAGATAAAATTCCGGTGGCCGAAGAAACCGGCCGCGCGGCCGACGAATTTCGCATCGACGCCACCACCTGCGCGCTGAACGGCGGCGAAGATTACGAGCTATTGTTTACGCTCGATCCGGCTGACTACGAACGGATTAGCAAAGAAACCGACATCACCGCCATCGGGCTGGTCCGGAAGGCAGAGGAAGGGTTGTACCTGATTACGCGGGGCAGCAACCGCCGCCCACTGCAGGCACAGGGCTGGCAACACTTCAAAAAAAAATAA
- a CDS encoding glucose 1-dehydrogenase encodes MQQTENYQDKVVIVTGGAQGIGRALSQAFGQAGATVMVADQDEEALEECAAWLATQQIRVGTKACDMGSAEDVKQLIASTVERFGTVDIVVNNAGISRFKPLDTLEVEEFDRILAVNLRSVFLTAKFAAPHLRRQKGCLLNIASTRALMSEPHSEGYAASKGGIVALTHALAMSLSPDVRVNAISPGWIVTDEWQKASQRKKPELRDIDHTQHPVGRVGWPEDIAAAALYLCSPAAGFVTGQNLVVDGGMTIKMIYEE; translated from the coding sequence ATGCAACAAACAGAAAATTATCAGGACAAAGTTGTGATTGTGACGGGCGGCGCGCAGGGCATCGGACGGGCTCTGAGCCAGGCGTTCGGGCAGGCCGGCGCAACGGTGATGGTGGCCGACCAGGACGAAGAAGCGCTGGAAGAATGCGCCGCATGGCTGGCAACGCAACAGATTCGCGTGGGCACGAAGGCCTGCGACATGGGAAGTGCAGAGGATGTTAAGCAACTGATTGCCAGCACCGTCGAACGGTTCGGCACGGTAGATATCGTCGTCAACAACGCGGGCATCAGTCGCTTTAAACCCCTCGACACCTTGGAGGTAGAAGAGTTCGACCGCATTCTGGCGGTCAACCTGCGCAGCGTTTTCCTGACGGCCAAATTTGCCGCCCCGCACCTGCGTCGGCAGAAGGGCTGCCTGTTAAACATCGCCTCGACCCGGGCGTTGATGTCGGAACCCCATTCCGAAGGCTACGCGGCCTCGAAAGGCGGCATTGTGGCCCTGACCCACGCTCTGGCCATGAGCCTCAGCCCCGATGTACGCGTCAACGCCATTTCACCGGGTTGGATCGTCACGGACGAGTGGCAGAAGGCAAGTCAACGCAAAAAACCGGAGTTGCGCGACATCGACCACACCCAACATCCCGTCGGGCGGGTGGGTTGGCCGGAAGATATCGCCGCGGCGGCCCTGTACCTGTGTTCGCCAGCGGCCGGGTTTGTCACCGGACAAAATTTGGTTGTCGACGGCGGCATGACCATCAAAATGATTTACGAAGAGTAA
- a CDS encoding pyridoxamine 5'-phosphate oxidase family protein: MASDLHHLEQDIWHDLQTALQEAEHPFRTGTLGTRGLDDFVALRTVVLRKVDADVRALWCHSDGRAAKVQELKHNPVVSWLFWDAERKIQLRLGGNATLHRQGEEVDRLWTETSRASRKDYLLPHAPATPLERPEAGTPAHLRGTLPSEEESEKGREHFVGIETRIQFIDWLQLSREGHRRAQFRYQNGEPHRQWVSP; encoded by the coding sequence ATGGCGAGCGATCTTCATCACCTGGAACAGGACATCTGGCACGATTTGCAAACGGCGCTTCAGGAAGCAGAGCACCCGTTTCGGACGGGCACGCTGGGCACCAGGGGACTAGACGACTTTGTTGCGTTGCGGACGGTGGTGCTGCGGAAGGTGGATGCCGACGTGCGAGCGCTTTGGTGTCATTCGGACGGGCGGGCTGCCAAAGTGCAGGAACTGAAGCACAACCCTGTGGTGAGCTGGCTGTTCTGGGATGCCGAACGAAAAATCCAACTTCGTTTGGGCGGTAACGCTACCCTCCATCGGCAGGGAGAGGAAGTGGATCGGCTGTGGACGGAAACGTCGCGCGCCAGCCGGAAGGATTACCTGTTGCCCCACGCGCCCGCGACGCCCCTCGAACGGCCCGAAGCGGGTACGCCTGCGCACTTGAGAGGCACGTTGCCTTCAGAAGAAGAAAGTGAAAAAGGGCGCGAGCATTTCGTGGGGATTGAAACCCGGATTCAGTTCATCGATTGGCTGCAACTTTCCCGCGAAGGACACCGCCGTGCCCAGTTCCGCTACCAAAACGGTGAGCCGCATCGTCAGTGGGTGAGCCCGTAG
- the rlmD gene encoding 23S rRNA (uracil(1939)-C(5))-methyltransferase RlmD — protein MARKRQTLQSVEIQNVAAEGKCLTRINDKVIFVDGISTTDTNAPGVAPGDVVDLLITRDRKKFAEAVPLHFHRLSPLRVEPFCQHFGTCGGCRWQHLPYETQLQFKQQQVADQLARLGKVDLPPLQPILPSAETRFYRNKLEFTFSDEKWLTHAQVQSGDTIDDRRALGFHVPKRFDRILDIETCYLQPDPSNAIRLAVRHYARQHGLPFFNQRRLEGWLRNLIVRTTTTGEVMVILQLFSEDETARVGLLQHLQQNFPEITSLQYVINNKGNETFHDLEVKTYAGRDHLIEQMEDLRFRIGPTSFFQTNARQALELYRLTRQLAGLTGSEVVYDLYTGTGTIALFVAKQAQKVVGLEYVEGAVVDAQRNAALNGIEHAHFFAGDMKDVLTEAFLHQHGAPDVIITDPPRAGMHPDVVATIRLAAPQRIVYVSCNPATQARDVALLDDLYAVKVVQPVDMFPHTWHVENIMLLEKRS, from the coding sequence GTGGCTCGAAAACGACAGACGCTGCAAAGCGTAGAAATTCAGAACGTTGCCGCCGAAGGGAAGTGCCTGACGCGGATCAACGACAAAGTAATTTTTGTGGACGGCATCTCGACGACCGACACCAACGCCCCCGGGGTAGCCCCCGGCGACGTAGTCGACCTCCTGATTACCCGCGACCGGAAAAAATTTGCGGAGGCTGTTCCCTTGCACTTCCACCGGCTTTCGCCCCTGCGGGTCGAACCGTTCTGCCAGCACTTCGGAACGTGCGGCGGCTGCCGCTGGCAACACCTGCCCTACGAGACTCAGTTGCAGTTCAAGCAGCAGCAGGTAGCCGACCAGTTGGCGCGGCTGGGCAAAGTCGACCTGCCCCCGCTTCAACCCATTCTCCCCTCCGCCGAAACGCGTTTCTACCGCAACAAGCTGGAATTTACGTTCTCAGATGAGAAGTGGCTGACGCACGCACAGGTTCAATCGGGCGATACGATCGACGACCGGCGGGCGCTGGGTTTCCATGTACCGAAGCGGTTCGATCGGATTCTCGACATTGAGACGTGTTACCTGCAACCCGATCCGTCCAACGCCATCCGGCTGGCCGTACGTCACTACGCGCGGCAACACGGGCTACCGTTCTTCAACCAGCGTCGGCTGGAAGGCTGGCTGCGGAATCTGATTGTTCGCACCACGACCACGGGCGAAGTGATGGTAATCCTTCAGCTCTTCTCCGAAGACGAAACGGCCCGGGTCGGGCTCTTGCAACACCTGCAACAGAACTTCCCGGAAATCACTTCGTTGCAGTACGTGATCAACAATAAAGGCAACGAAACTTTTCACGATCTGGAGGTAAAAACTTACGCGGGGCGCGACCACCTGATCGAACAGATGGAAGACCTGCGCTTCCGCATCGGGCCGACCTCGTTTTTCCAGACCAACGCCCGGCAGGCGCTGGAACTGTACCGCCTCACCCGGCAACTGGCAGGCCTGACGGGTTCGGAGGTGGTGTACGACCTGTATACCGGCACCGGCACCATTGCGCTATTCGTTGCCAAGCAGGCGCAGAAAGTGGTCGGGCTGGAATACGTAGAGGGAGCTGTGGTGGACGCACAGCGCAACGCGGCGCTGAACGGCATTGAACACGCGCACTTTTTTGCGGGGGACATGAAAGACGTACTTACGGAAGCGTTCCTGCATCAGCACGGCGCACCCGACGTCATTATCACCGATCCGCCCCGGGCGGGTATGCACCCCGATGTGGTGGCAACCATCCGCCTCGCCGCTCCGCAGCGCATCGTGTACGTTAGTTGTAACCCCGCGACCCAGGCGCGCGACGTAGCGTTACTCGACGACCTGTACGCCGTCAAGGTTGTTCAACCTGTCGACATGTTCCCCCACACGTGGCATGTCGAGAATATCATGTTGCTTGAAAAGAGATCCTGA